The proteins below are encoded in one region of Halocatena salina:
- a CDS encoding cupredoxin domain-containing protein, which translates to MDRRAFLATTVGITSATLAGCFARGSLSEEEYDIGMTSNAFTPDKHTISVGETVVWGNTNSRAHSVTAYESAIPEEADYFASGGFDTVAAARESWTKHDGRDGGKILTGQTYSHTFEVPGTYSYFCIPHEQVMTGVIVVEKNA; encoded by the coding sequence ATGGACCGGCGCGCGTTTTTGGCGACGACAGTGGGTATCACGAGCGCCACACTCGCGGGGTGTTTCGCTCGGGGATCACTCTCCGAGGAAGAGTACGATATCGGGATGACATCGAACGCCTTTACCCCCGACAAACACACCATCTCCGTCGGTGAGACCGTCGTTTGGGGTAACACTAACTCCCGCGCTCACTCCGTGACTGCCTACGAAAGTGCGATCCCCGAGGAGGCCGACTACTTCGCTTCCGGAGGCTTCGACACTGTAGCCGCCGCGAGAGAATCATGGACAAAACACGACGGCCGTGATGGTGGTAAGATCCTCACCGGACAGACGTATTCACACACGTTCGAGGTTCCGGGGACGTACAGCTACTTTTGTATCCCCCACGAGCAGGTCATGACCGGTGTGATCGTCGTCGAAAAGAACGCGTAG
- a CDS encoding 30S ribosomal protein S15 codes for MARMHTRRRGSSGSDRPAADEPPEWSDVEADKIEERVVELAEQGHDPSVIGLKLRDEGVQGVPVPDIKLATGKKVTGILEEHDARPDIPEDLRSLLERAVRLNEHMQDNPGDHQNKRALQNTESKVRRLVNYYRGDEIDSEFDYSYETARELLDQE; via the coding sequence ATGGCACGAATGCACACCCGCCGTCGAGGGTCGTCCGGTTCGGACCGCCCGGCGGCAGACGAACCACCGGAGTGGAGTGACGTAGAGGCAGACAAAATCGAAGAGCGGGTCGTCGAACTTGCGGAACAGGGACACGATCCAAGCGTGATCGGACTCAAGCTCCGAGATGAAGGCGTTCAGGGCGTTCCAGTTCCCGATATTAAACTCGCGACTGGAAAGAAGGTGACCGGGATCCTCGAGGAACACGACGCCCGACCGGATATCCCCGAAGATCTCCGGAGTCTACTCGAACGTGCGGTACGCCTCAACGAGCATATGCAAGACAATCCTGGCGACCACCAGAACAAGCGGGCGCTCCAGAACACGGAGTCGAAGGTTCGCCGTCTGGTGAACTACTACCGAGGAGACGAAATCGATTCGGAGTTCGACTACAGCTACGAGACAGCACGCGAACTCCTCGACCAGGAGTAA
- a CDS encoding recombinase RecJ: protein MSTADHTATDRSVRAVVAELDEAEFVQFVTAPDGDAVAATGVLAQGLSIPFQARVARATASVSEADVTVAVGQTGGDVSITGRPLSVRAVEITQKRSSDTETNLSPPLRILALAGIIAAERDIEDYTDVFGPLVETDERPGLAIPTTDPVDGLAHTTLAHAPFSGDPDATAEVVAEISETERGRDPRVLASMLAVSVVDEPDTHASTAIERALHPCVVESDGSCPFVTLAGYADVLDALARSNPGEGLALALGHGSPENALAYWREHSRNVHDAVRNAELDRHPECVVVDLSGIPVSTVEPAVRLVREYRSPEPVVLATTDDGVVATTQTRERDVRTPLASAVSAVEDETTVTERGRYAHALIAPEPQDTVVNAFREAI from the coding sequence ATGTCCACCGCTGATCACACCGCAACCGATCGCTCTGTACGTGCTGTCGTCGCCGAACTCGACGAAGCGGAGTTCGTCCAGTTCGTTACGGCACCGGATGGAGACGCAGTAGCAGCGACAGGTGTTCTCGCACAGGGACTTTCGATCCCGTTTCAGGCTCGTGTGGCCAGAGCCACGGCCAGTGTGAGCGAAGCGGATGTGACGGTTGCTGTCGGACAGACAGGAGGTGACGTTTCGATCACGGGTCGGCCGTTATCGGTCCGTGCCGTCGAGATCACGCAGAAACGTTCGAGTGATACGGAAACGAACCTGTCGCCGCCGCTTCGAATACTCGCACTCGCCGGTATCATCGCGGCTGAACGGGACATCGAGGACTATACGGACGTGTTTGGCCCGCTCGTTGAGACGGACGAACGTCCGGGGCTTGCTATCCCGACGACCGATCCGGTCGATGGGTTAGCACACACGACGTTGGCCCACGCACCATTCTCGGGCGATCCGGATGCGACGGCCGAGGTAGTTGCCGAGATCAGTGAAACGGAACGCGGTAGAGACCCCCGCGTGCTCGCGTCAATGCTAGCGGTGTCGGTCGTCGACGAACCGGACACCCACGCATCGACGGCGATCGAGCGGGCGCTCCATCCCTGTGTGGTCGAATCGGACGGGAGTTGCCCGTTCGTGACGCTCGCGGGATACGCGGACGTACTCGACGCACTCGCTCGATCGAATCCGGGCGAAGGATTGGCGCTCGCACTCGGTCACGGGAGTCCCGAGAACGCACTTGCGTACTGGCGTGAGCATTCTCGGAACGTCCACGACGCCGTTCGAAACGCGGAACTCGACCGACATCCGGAGTGTGTCGTCGTGGATCTCTCCGGGATACCGGTCTCGACCGTCGAACCGGCCGTGCGACTCGTTCGAGAGTATCGTTCGCCGGAACCGGTCGTACTTGCCACCACGGATGACGGTGTCGTAGCCACCACACAAACGAGAGAGCGGGACGTTAGAACCCCGCTGGCTAGCGCCGTCTCGGCGGTCGAAGACGAGACGACGGTAACGGAGCGTGGCCGGTATGCCCACGCACTCATAGCGCCGGAACCCCAAGATACCGTTGTGAATGCGTTCCGGGAGGCGATCTGA
- a CDS encoding KEOPS complex subunit Pcc1 → MVRHVTIRTETDNPSVIAAALTPDNTEEMTTTIRDGTIVTEIERETTGGLRTTVDDYVTNLTVAAQLTNDTTNNHE, encoded by the coding sequence ATGGTCCGCCATGTAACCATCCGGACGGAGACCGACAACCCGAGTGTCATCGCAGCGGCACTCACGCCGGATAACACCGAAGAGATGACGACGACGATACGTGATGGAACGATCGTAACCGAAATCGAGCGAGAGACGACTGGCGGCTTGCGGACGACGGTGGACGATTACGTCACAAACCTCACGGTAGCAGCACAGTTGACGAACGACACGACCAACAATCATGAGTGA
- a CDS encoding 30S ribosomal protein S3ae, translating to MSERSVSRRKREKRWYTVFAPEQFDRAELGETVAREPEQLDGRTIETTLGALRNDASENNTKLTFKITDVGSDSAYTEFIKHELTRDYLRSLVRRGSSKIGAFVTVLTADDYRLQVQPVAYTTKKADHSQEKAIRRQMTDIVETAAEERTFEEFIDGIVSGRLSGGIYNEAKTIYPLRRVEIQKATLEAHPEEIAEEQEMSVSVEEDDIELDE from the coding sequence ATGAGTGAACGATCAGTCTCACGACGAAAGCGAGAGAAACGCTGGTACACGGTGTTCGCCCCGGAGCAGTTCGACCGGGCCGAACTCGGTGAAACAGTTGCACGGGAGCCCGAACAACTCGACGGGCGAACGATCGAAACGACGCTTGGCGCGTTGCGAAACGACGCCAGCGAGAACAACACCAAACTCACGTTCAAGATCACGGACGTGGGAAGCGACAGTGCCTACACGGAGTTCATCAAACACGAACTCACGCGCGACTATCTCCGGAGTCTCGTCCGACGAGGCTCTTCGAAGATCGGCGCCTTCGTGACCGTCCTCACGGCCGATGACTACCGGCTACAGGTCCAACCCGTCGCTTACACTACCAAGAAGGCCGATCACAGCCAAGAGAAGGCCATCCGGCGGCAGATGACCGACATCGTAGAGACCGCTGCCGAGGAGCGAACGTTCGAGGAGTTCATCGATGGCATCGTCTCGGGCCGACTGTCGGGTGGTATCTACAACGAAGCGAAAACTATCTACCCGCTCCGACGCGTCGAGATCCAGAAGGCGACGCTCGAAGCACATCCCGAAGAGATCGCAGAAGAACAGGAAATGTCGGTCAGCGTCGAAGAAGACGACATCGAACTCGACGAATAA
- a CDS encoding HEAT repeat domain-containing protein, translating to MSNGDDETTATDSEESAPDPEEIADRLDAIEESLETASTEADLDDIEGDLDTVDEKIEQLPEPTDEEETESDEDEDPPRVHLQERVQSIREALEDQRGPYASEATEDIESIRSQITDTRWTEQGEADVISAVETFVESIAGTLGTDISHETASTDEAAAALGEAIDATEAAQLHPDDDPETIETVLDETDTLQNEVDEAQEWSDLTVRKQLEHQGFYDVLTPKNRKDYPPELTVIRIAESNDDPEPILLALERFTSEFMEENCLDALARMGPQAAFEEMNQRAQKRSQKPIEVLGKIGDDRAVETLVPFIEGDGDPVLQTVTLKALGEIGSKEATQAVADRLVADSSSVRSAAAKALGRIGDTRAVEPLAEQLEDDGDDTVRASAAWALNQIGTRTALEHASEYDDDRSYLVQTEAERATTATADNDAEAV from the coding sequence ATGAGCAACGGGGACGACGAAACTACGGCAACGGACTCGGAGGAATCCGCCCCCGATCCCGAGGAAATCGCCGATCGTCTCGATGCGATCGAGGAATCGCTCGAAACTGCATCGACCGAGGCAGACCTCGACGACATCGAGGGGGACCTCGACACGGTAGACGAAAAGATCGAACAGCTTCCCGAACCAACCGACGAGGAAGAGACCGAATCGGACGAGGACGAAGATCCTCCACGCGTTCACCTCCAAGAACGTGTGCAATCGATCCGGGAAGCCCTCGAAGATCAGCGTGGACCGTACGCGAGCGAGGCCACCGAAGATATCGAGTCGATCAGATCCCAGATCACCGATACCCGATGGACTGAACAGGGTGAGGCTGACGTTATCAGCGCTGTCGAGACGTTCGTGGAATCGATCGCTGGGACCCTCGGAACCGACATTTCACACGAAACGGCATCGACCGACGAGGCGGCCGCTGCGCTCGGAGAGGCGATCGACGCCACCGAAGCGGCACAGCTCCATCCAGACGACGACCCAGAAACCATCGAGACCGTTCTCGATGAGACCGACACGCTCCAAAACGAGGTCGACGAGGCCCAAGAGTGGAGCGATCTGACGGTGCGAAAACAGCTCGAACACCAAGGATTTTACGACGTACTCACCCCGAAAAACCGCAAGGACTACCCGCCGGAGCTCACTGTGATCCGGATCGCCGAATCGAACGACGATCCCGAGCCGATCTTGCTCGCACTCGAACGGTTCACCTCGGAGTTCATGGAGGAGAACTGTCTCGACGCACTGGCTCGGATGGGACCACAAGCCGCGTTCGAAGAGATGAACCAGCGCGCACAGAAGCGAAGCCAAAAGCCGATCGAAGTGCTCGGAAAGATCGGTGATGATCGAGCTGTCGAGACGCTGGTTCCGTTCATCGAAGGTGACGGGGATCCCGTTTTACAGACGGTGACGCTCAAAGCCCTCGGAGAGATCGGTTCAAAAGAAGCAACCCAAGCCGTAGCTGATCGACTCGTTGCCGACTCGTCGTCGGTCCGCAGCGCTGCCGCCAAAGCGCTCGGTCGCATCGGTGACACACGCGCTGTCGAGCCGCTGGCCGAGCAGCTCGAAGACGACGGCGACGATACCGTTCGAGCGAGTGCTGCGTGGGCACTCAACCAGATCGGTACCCGAACTGCACTCGAACACGCAAGCGAATACGACGACGACAGATCGTATCTCGTCCAAACCGAGGCCGAACGAGCCACGACGGCCACGGCTGACAACGACGCCGAAGCGGTCTGA